A region of uncultured Anaeromusa sp. DNA encodes the following proteins:
- the buk gene encoding butyrate kinase codes for MEHILAINPGATSTKIALFQGAMLCFKETVEHKEEDLAHFATVFSQHGYRLKLIVDILEQNGFSLEQLQAVVARGGLLKPLLGGTYAVNEAMLADLQQAQRGEHASNLGAAMAQDLAKKLGIPAYIVDPVSVDELEPVARISGLAELPRVSLSHALNSKAVGRKVASLLGKEYQEVRLIVAHLGTGVSVSAQRYGRTIDVNNAMDEGPFSPDRCGTLPANQLVRLCYSGRYNEAEMRAKVTNQGGMYSYLGTKDVREAQKMAAAGEAQAKLVLEAMPYQVAKDIGAMAAVLEGQVDAIALTGGIAYAEALVADIRRRVEFIAPVYVVPGEEELESLALGALRVLRGEEEARCYE; via the coding sequence ATGGAGCATATTTTAGCAATTAATCCAGGGGCGACATCTACTAAAATTGCCTTATTTCAAGGAGCGATGCTTTGCTTCAAAGAAACCGTAGAGCACAAAGAGGAAGATCTGGCGCATTTTGCGACGGTGTTTTCACAGCATGGGTATCGGTTGAAGCTGATCGTGGACATCTTGGAACAAAACGGCTTTTCTTTAGAGCAACTGCAGGCGGTAGTGGCTCGCGGCGGGCTGCTTAAGCCTCTTTTGGGTGGAACCTATGCAGTCAACGAAGCGATGCTGGCTGATTTGCAGCAGGCGCAGCGAGGCGAACACGCTTCCAATCTTGGCGCGGCCATGGCGCAGGATTTGGCGAAGAAACTTGGCATACCGGCGTATATTGTTGATCCGGTTTCTGTGGACGAGTTAGAGCCGGTGGCTCGTATTTCCGGGTTGGCGGAGCTGCCGCGGGTGAGCCTGTCGCATGCTTTGAACAGCAAGGCTGTAGGGCGGAAAGTGGCTTCTCTTTTAGGGAAGGAATATCAAGAGGTTCGTCTGATTGTGGCGCACTTGGGCACGGGAGTTTCCGTGTCAGCGCAGCGTTATGGACGAACGATTGATGTGAACAATGCGATGGATGAAGGTCCTTTTTCACCAGATCGCTGCGGTACGCTGCCAGCAAATCAACTGGTGCGCCTGTGCTATAGCGGGCGCTATAACGAAGCAGAAATGCGTGCGAAGGTGACCAATCAAGGCGGTATGTATTCTTATCTGGGAACGAAGGATGTACGCGAGGCGCAGAAAATGGCGGCTGCCGGTGAGGCGCAAGCCAAGTTGGTTCTGGAAGCCATGCCCTATCAGGTGGCTAAGGATATTGGTGCTATGGCCGCTGTTCTGGAGGGCCAGGTGGACGCCATTGCCCTTACCGGCGGTATCGCTTATGCGGAAGCGCTTGTGGCGGACATCCGCCGACGAGTGGAATTTATTGCGCCGGTGTATGTAGTGCCTGGAGAGGAAGAACTGGAGTCCCTGGCGTTGGGGGCTTTGCGGGTACTGCGCGGGGAAGAAGAAGCGCGGTGTTACGAATAA
- a CDS encoding phosphate acyltransferase has protein sequence MLENFAHALAEAKKSGARTIVVAVAQDKDVLLALKLAQDAGIAEALLVGDAAKIRPLLQEVGLAADTRIVDEKDPAQAALKAVSLVRQGQAQVVMKGMLNTSDFLKAVLHPEQGLRSGSLLSHLAVFEVPGENRLLYHTDGGMNIAPDLETKKGILKNALAALQALGLAEPKVAVLTANEQVHPKMQATVDAQALVAAAAAGEFPPCVIEGPIALDVALNPEAAQHKGIVSRISGQVDLFLMPNIETGNVLGKSLLYYAGAHMAGLVLGATHPIVLTSRAETPEGKLHSICLACLAARRGN, from the coding sequence ATGCTTGAAAACTTTGCTCATGCCTTAGCGGAAGCTAAAAAATCCGGAGCTCGGACGATAGTCGTGGCGGTGGCACAGGATAAAGACGTGCTGTTGGCGTTGAAGCTGGCTCAGGATGCAGGTATTGCTGAGGCTCTTTTAGTAGGAGATGCTGCGAAAATTAGACCTTTGTTGCAGGAGGTGGGCTTGGCTGCGGATACAAGGATTGTAGATGAAAAGGATCCGGCGCAGGCGGCGTTAAAAGCGGTGTCCTTGGTACGGCAAGGCCAGGCACAGGTTGTGATGAAAGGCATGCTTAACACCAGCGATTTTCTCAAAGCGGTGCTTCATCCGGAGCAGGGGCTGCGCAGCGGCAGCTTGCTCAGTCATTTAGCTGTTTTCGAAGTGCCCGGAGAAAATCGTCTTTTGTACCATACCGATGGAGGTATGAACATTGCACCGGATCTGGAGACGAAAAAAGGAATTTTGAAAAACGCCTTGGCGGCGCTGCAGGCGCTGGGTTTAGCGGAACCAAAAGTAGCGGTTCTGACCGCTAATGAGCAGGTACATCCGAAGATGCAAGCTACCGTAGATGCGCAAGCCTTGGTGGCAGCGGCTGCGGCGGGAGAATTTCCACCGTGCGTCATTGAAGGGCCCATCGCGCTGGATGTGGCTCTCAATCCAGAGGCGGCTCAGCATAAGGGGATTGTTAGCCGTATTTCCGGTCAAGTGGATTTATTCTTGATGCCTAATATTGAGACAGGCAATGTGTTGGGAAAATCACTTTTGTATTATGCCGGCGCGCATATGGCGGGCTTAGTGCTGGGCGCTACCCACCCTATTGTGCTGACGTCCCGGGCGGAAACGCCGGAAGGGAAGCTGCATTCGATTTGTTTGGCCTGTTTGGCTGCGAGAAGGGGGAATTGA
- a CDS encoding 4Fe-4S binding protein, translated as MAKIVVLPEYCKSCGLCMDVCPKQVLAPGTKTNAKGYFPVEPAKQEACIGCGLCATMCPDIAIEIYR; from the coding sequence ATGGCGAAAATTGTTGTATTGCCGGAGTATTGCAAAAGCTGCGGTTTGTGTATGGATGTATGTCCTAAACAGGTTTTGGCGCCGGGAACCAAGACCAACGCCAAAGGGTATTTTCCGGTCGAGCCTGCTAAGCAGGAGGCCTGCATCGGCTGCGGCTTATGCGCTACAATGTGTCCTGATATTGCAATTGAGATTTATCGGTAG
- the vorB gene encoding 3-methyl-2-oxobutanoate dehydrogenase subunit VorB has translation MEKRLIKGNEAIAEAAIRSGCKLFFGYPITPSTEIVEYLSKHLPEAGGLVLQGEDEVASINMCYGAAATGTRVMTASSSPGFSLKQEGLSYLAATELPVVVVNINRAGPGLGGLGPSQADYFQCTKGGGHGDYRLIVLAPSKGQEMYDLTMEAFDLADTYRTPVLVLGDGFLGQMMEPVDCHPYQPKELPAKDWAVGGCRGREKRKLVSYSLTNEAGEANCLRWQEKFAAIAAKEQRWEAFCTEDAEYLIVGYGTCGRIAKSVVLAARQQGVKLGLIRPITLWPFPQQAFDGLAGKIKGIMTLELNAGQMIEDVKLAVSCAMPVELYNRQGGMLPSENEVLQHFMRTFVPKLRKEA, from the coding sequence ATGGAAAAAAGATTAATCAAAGGTAATGAGGCCATAGCCGAAGCAGCTATTCGTTCGGGATGTAAGCTGTTTTTTGGATATCCGATTACGCCGTCAACGGAAATTGTGGAATATCTATCTAAACATTTGCCGGAAGCGGGCGGTTTGGTACTGCAGGGAGAAGACGAAGTGGCGTCCATTAATATGTGCTATGGCGCGGCCGCTACGGGAACGCGAGTTATGACGGCATCCTCCAGTCCCGGCTTCAGTTTGAAGCAGGAAGGCCTTTCCTATCTGGCGGCGACGGAGCTGCCGGTGGTTGTGGTTAATATTAACCGCGCCGGTCCTGGTTTAGGCGGCTTGGGACCTTCTCAGGCTGATTATTTCCAGTGCACTAAAGGAGGCGGCCATGGCGACTATCGTTTGATTGTGCTGGCGCCGTCCAAAGGGCAGGAAATGTATGATTTGACGATGGAGGCCTTTGATTTGGCTGATACGTACCGCACGCCGGTTTTGGTCCTGGGTGACGGCTTCTTAGGGCAGATGATGGAGCCTGTGGATTGCCATCCTTATCAGCCCAAAGAGCTGCCGGCCAAGGATTGGGCGGTTGGCGGCTGCCGGGGCCGAGAAAAGCGTAAGCTTGTCAGCTATAGTTTGACGAATGAAGCGGGAGAGGCGAATTGTCTGCGTTGGCAGGAGAAATTTGCCGCTATTGCAGCAAAAGAGCAGCGCTGGGAAGCTTTTTGCACGGAAGATGCGGAATATCTGATTGTGGGTTATGGTACGTGTGGACGTATTGCCAAAAGCGTCGTGCTGGCGGCGCGGCAGCAAGGCGTGAAGCTGGGCCTTATCCGGCCGATTACGCTTTGGCCGTTTCCGCAGCAAGCTTTTGATGGTCTCGCCGGTAAGATCAAAGGAATTATGACGCTGGAACTCAATGCCGGGCAGATGATCGAAGATGTGAAGCTGGCGGTTTCCTGCGCTATGCCTGTAGAGTTGTACAACCGCCAAGGCGGCATGCTGCCTTCGGAAAATGAAGTGCTGCAGCATTTTATGCGCACCTTTGTGCCGAAACTTCGGAAGGAGGCCTAG
- a CDS encoding thiamine pyrophosphate-dependent enzyme translates to MERVFGRPQGLTELPFHYCPGCTHGIIHRLIGEVLEELDIVGDTIGVAPVGCAGFSLDFFSCDFVGAAHGRAQAVATGIKRSKPEQMVFTYQGDGDIAAIGTSHAIHVAARGEKITSIMVNNAVFGMTGGQMAPTTLDGQITTTSPRGRDASVVGEPIDLPKVMAALSGAAYVAAVSVDSPQNIRKAKEAIRRAFKVQQAGLGFAFVSILSTCPTNWGLSPKDSLEWLQRNMLPVYEMGELKMAKGVAEL, encoded by the coding sequence ATGGAGAGAGTATTTGGCAGACCTCAGGGCTTGACGGAGCTGCCCTTTCATTATTGCCCCGGCTGTACGCACGGCATCATTCATCGTCTGATTGGCGAAGTGTTGGAAGAACTGGATATTGTCGGCGATACCATCGGCGTAGCGCCGGTGGGCTGTGCGGGTTTTTCGCTAGATTTTTTTAGCTGCGATTTTGTTGGCGCTGCTCATGGGCGGGCGCAGGCGGTGGCTACTGGTATTAAGCGTTCCAAGCCGGAGCAGATGGTCTTTACGTACCAAGGAGACGGGGATATTGCGGCTATCGGCACGAGCCATGCCATTCATGTAGCGGCGCGAGGAGAAAAAATCACCTCGATTATGGTGAATAATGCCGTTTTTGGCATGACCGGCGGCCAGATGGCGCCGACGACGTTAGATGGACAAATTACAACTACAAGTCCCAGGGGGCGCGATGCCTCTGTTGTGGGTGAGCCGATTGATTTGCCGAAAGTAATGGCAGCCCTTTCGGGAGCCGCCTATGTAGCAGCGGTGTCTGTAGATTCGCCGCAAAATATTCGTAAAGCGAAAGAGGCGATTCGCCGGGCTTTCAAGGTGCAGCAGGCTGGTCTTGGATTCGCGTTTGTCAGCATTCTGTCTACTTGTCCGACCAACTGGGGCTTGTCGCCGAAAGACAGCCTAGAGTGGTTGCAGCGAAACATGCTGCCAGTGTATGAAATGGGCGAACTGAAAATGGCCAAGGGGGTGGCGGAACTATGA
- a CDS encoding 2-oxoacid:acceptor oxidoreductase family protein: MMDKILLAGFGGQGVMFVGKILAYAGMLDEQEICWIPSYGPEMRGGTANCSVIVSSDEIHSPVIEQADAGIVLNQPSYEAFLGRIRPGGALVVNSSIIDTSGKRRDDIELIEVPATDLAHDLGRPALANMVCLGALLSRLQLVDEASVSKAVQAVVGKKKPEMFDLNMKAVQQGLAGVH, translated from the coding sequence ATGATGGACAAAATTTTACTGGCCGGTTTTGGGGGCCAGGGTGTTATGTTTGTCGGCAAGATTCTGGCATATGCGGGTATGCTGGACGAGCAGGAGATCTGCTGGATCCCTTCGTATGGCCCGGAAATGCGCGGCGGTACGGCTAACTGTTCGGTCATTGTTTCTTCAGATGAGATTCATTCGCCAGTGATTGAGCAAGCCGATGCGGGCATTGTTCTTAACCAGCCTTCCTATGAAGCGTTTTTAGGGCGTATCCGTCCCGGAGGCGCGTTGGTGGTCAATTCATCCATTATCGATACTTCCGGCAAACGTAGAGATGATATCGAACTAATTGAGGTGCCTGCGACCGATTTAGCTCACGATCTGGGGCGGCCGGCGCTGGCGAACATGGTCTGTCTGGGAGCGCTACTGTCTCGGCTGCAGCTAGTGGATGAAGCGTCAGTGTCTAAAGCGGTCCAGGCTGTGGTAGGCAAGAAAAAGCCAGAGATGTTTGACCTTAACATGAAAGCGGTCCAACAAGGTCTTGCTGGCGTACATTGA
- a CDS encoding zinc-ribbon domain containing protein, producing the protein MEDKNLTCRDCGVEFVFTASEQEFYAQKGFTNEPGRCPECRAARKQQNNRGGFGGGARQQREMFDVTCASCGVETQVPFRPSNDRPVYCRDCFQKNNPRY; encoded by the coding sequence ATGGAAGACAAAAACCTGACTTGCCGCGATTGCGGCGTAGAGTTCGTATTCACCGCATCCGAGCAAGAATTTTATGCTCAAAAAGGGTTCACCAATGAGCCAGGCCGTTGCCCCGAATGCCGCGCTGCTCGCAAACAGCAGAACAACCGTGGTGGTTTCGGCGGCGGTGCTCGTCAACAGCGCGAAATGTTCGACGTAACTTGCGCGTCTTGTGGCGTAGAAACCCAAGTTCCTTTCCGTCCGAGCAATGACCGTCCGGTTTATTGCCGCGACTGCTTCCAGAAAAACAACCCCCGCTACTAA
- a CDS encoding IclR family transcriptional regulator, producing the protein MATSGGSLSVQSLHRALTILETVGNHPTPITLRQLTEKTELPKPTVYRLLRNLEDRKYVSCDSNGHYRLGTQFLTLSRWAERDFEIKRLARKHLEYLNELSKETVHLAILDQQRVLYIDTVESPHALRLVAKLGSTNSVHCTALGKALLIHYPDVKIKEILETHDMERRTAYTLTTPESYLQEMAQVRRCGYALDDRESELDGRCVGAPIFDQNGTAVAAISISGLSTRFSREHIENNIVAPLLERTALLSKILGHTEKAPEILP; encoded by the coding sequence ATGGCAACAAGCGGCGGAAGCTTATCCGTGCAATCTCTGCACCGCGCTTTGACAATATTAGAAACCGTGGGCAACCATCCTACGCCGATTACCTTGCGACAACTAACGGAAAAAACAGAGCTGCCCAAACCCACCGTGTACCGGCTGCTGCGTAATCTGGAAGACCGCAAATACGTCTCCTGCGACAGCAACGGTCACTACCGCCTGGGCACGCAATTTCTCACGCTCAGTCGCTGGGCGGAGCGCGACTTTGAAATCAAGCGGCTAGCCCGCAAACATTTGGAATATCTGAACGAACTAAGTAAAGAAACAGTGCATCTCGCCATTTTGGATCAACAACGAGTGTTGTATATCGACACCGTAGAAAGCCCTCACGCCCTGCGCCTGGTAGCCAAGCTAGGCTCGACCAATTCTGTGCACTGCACCGCCCTAGGTAAAGCACTGCTCATCCATTATCCCGATGTAAAAATCAAAGAGATTTTGGAAACGCACGATATGGAACGACGCACGGCTTACACTTTAACTACGCCAGAGTCCTATTTGCAAGAAATGGCTCAAGTGCGTCGCTGTGGCTACGCCCTGGACGACCGCGAGAGCGAACTAGACGGACGCTGTGTCGGCGCGCCGATTTTCGACCAAAACGGAACCGCAGTAGCCGCCATTAGTATCTCCGGCTTATCGACCCGTTTTTCACGCGAGCACATTGAAAACAACATTGTCGCGCCCTTATTAGAACGCACCGCTCTCTTATCTAAAATTTTGGGTCATACCGAAAAGGCCCCGGAAATACTGCCTTAA
- the kduI gene encoding 5-dehydro-4-deoxy-D-glucuronate isomerase, translating to MEVRYSGHPEDVKRYTTEELRQEFLIQELFQVNVCKMVYSHVDRMITGGVIPVAPQKLEAGKGLGVDYFLERRELGVINIGGAGKVTVDGTEYALQFTDGLYVGMGAKDVIFTSDDAKNPAKFYFTSSPAHKTYPTVKIERKDIVPNHLGSLTNSNDRNIYKYIHPQGVQSCQLVMGMTALEPGSMWNSMPCHTHERRMEVYLYFKVPEDAVVFHFMGEPTETRHVVMHNEEAIISPSWSIHSGVATHNYTFIWAMAGENQTFDDMDGVAMQDIR from the coding sequence ATGGAAGTACGTTATAGCGGGCATCCAGAGGATGTGAAACGGTACACAACGGAAGAATTGCGGCAAGAGTTCCTGATTCAAGAGTTGTTTCAGGTTAATGTCTGCAAGATGGTCTACAGTCATGTGGATCGTATGATTACCGGCGGTGTTATTCCTGTGGCTCCTCAGAAATTGGAAGCAGGGAAAGGCTTAGGCGTGGATTATTTCCTGGAGCGTCGTGAATTGGGCGTTATTAACATTGGTGGTGCGGGCAAGGTGACGGTAGACGGTACAGAGTATGCTTTGCAGTTTACGGATGGCCTGTATGTAGGCATGGGCGCTAAGGATGTAATTTTTACCAGCGACGATGCGAAAAATCCTGCTAAATTCTACTTCACCAGCAGTCCGGCGCATAAAACGTATCCGACTGTCAAAATCGAGCGTAAAGACATTGTGCCGAATCATTTGGGCAGCTTGACGAACTCGAATGATCGTAACATCTACAAATACATTCATCCTCAAGGAGTGCAAAGTTGCCAGTTGGTTATGGGCATGACCGCTTTGGAGCCGGGCAGTATGTGGAACAGCATGCCTTGTCACACCCATGAACGGCGTATGGAAGTGTATCTGTACTTTAAGGTGCCGGAAGATGCCGTGGTTTTCCACTTCATGGGAGAGCCTACGGAAACACGCCATGTAGTGATGCATAATGAAGAAGCGATTATTTCGCCGAGCTGGTCCATCCACTCTGGCGTCGCCACCCATAATTACACCTTCATTTGGGCCATGGCTGGAGAAAACCAGACTTTTGATGACATGGACGGCGTAGCCATGCAAGACATCCGCTAA
- the kduD gene encoding 2-dehydro-3-deoxy-D-gluconate 5-dehydrogenase KduD — protein sequence MSMFDLQGKVAIVTGAVTGLGQGMAVGLAQAGADIVSVGIGDHSETESKVKALGRRFLGIDANLMSIEPIQGVVDKVVETFGKVDILVNNAGIIRRADAVDFTEKDWDDVMNINIKTVFFFSQAVAKQMIKQGHGGKIISVASMLSFQGGIRVPSYTASKSGVMGVTRLMANEWAKHNINVNAIAPGYMATANTTALRADEARNAEIVGRIPAGRWGTPEDLAGPVVFLASEASDYVSGYTVAVDGGWLAR from the coding sequence ATGAGCATGTTTGATTTACAGGGAAAAGTAGCTATTGTTACCGGTGCGGTAACCGGTTTGGGACAGGGAATGGCCGTAGGTTTGGCACAGGCTGGTGCGGATATTGTCAGCGTAGGCATTGGCGATCACAGTGAAACCGAAAGCAAGGTAAAAGCGTTAGGCCGTCGTTTCTTAGGGATTGACGCTAACTTGATGAGCATTGAGCCGATTCAGGGCGTAGTGGATAAAGTGGTGGAAACTTTTGGTAAAGTCGATATTTTGGTGAACAATGCCGGTATTATCCGCCGCGCAGACGCTGTGGATTTCACCGAAAAAGATTGGGACGACGTCATGAACATCAATATCAAGACCGTCTTCTTTTTCTCTCAGGCTGTAGCAAAACAGATGATTAAACAAGGTCATGGCGGAAAGATCATCAGCGTCGCTTCGATGCTTTCTTTCCAAGGCGGCATCCGCGTTCCGTCCTATACTGCCAGCAAAAGCGGCGTAATGGGCGTAACTCGCTTGATGGCCAACGAATGGGCCAAGCACAATATCAACGTGAACGCCATTGCTCCTGGTTACATGGCTACGGCTAACACCACGGCGCTGCGGGCTGACGAAGCGCGCAATGCGGAAATCGTCGGACGTATTCCGGCAGGACGTTGGGGCACGCCGGAAGATCTTGCTGGCCCGGTGGTATTCCTGGCTTCAGAAGCATCGGACTATGTAAGCGGCTATACCGTAGCGGTTGACGGTGGCTGGCTGGCACGGTAA
- the kdgT gene encoding 2-keto-3-deoxygluconate transporter, with the protein MKIKQAVDRIPGGLMLVPLFLGALCHTFFPGAGKYFGSFTNGLITGTVPILAVWFFCMGAGIDVRATGTVLRKSGTLVLTKIAVAWVVAMIAVNMLPVEGITKGFFAGLSTLALVAAMDMTNGGLYAALMKQYGSDDEAGAFVLMSIESGPLVSMIILGSSGAASFEPQLFVGAVLPFLVGFILGNLDTELREFFGQATQTMIPFFAFALGNTIDLFVIGKTGFLGLGLGVVVIIITGIPLILADKFIGGGNGTAGIAASSTAGAAVSNPVIIATMKPEFAAIAPAATALVATSVIVTSVLVPMLTAWWSKRSASGSEGNGSLAKGA; encoded by the coding sequence ATGAAAATCAAACAAGCGGTTGATCGAATTCCTGGTGGACTGATGTTGGTACCTTTGTTCTTGGGGGCGTTATGCCATACGTTCTTTCCGGGAGCCGGAAAGTATTTTGGTTCTTTTACCAATGGCTTGATTACCGGTACGGTGCCGATTTTGGCAGTTTGGTTCTTTTGCATGGGTGCGGGCATTGACGTGCGAGCCACCGGTACGGTGCTACGCAAATCGGGTACCTTGGTTTTGACGAAAATTGCTGTCGCTTGGGTTGTGGCGATGATTGCAGTGAACATGCTGCCGGTAGAAGGCATTACGAAAGGCTTTTTTGCTGGGCTTTCTACACTGGCGCTGGTAGCGGCCATGGATATGACCAACGGCGGTTTGTATGCGGCGCTGATGAAACAGTACGGCAGCGACGATGAAGCGGGCGCTTTCGTGTTGATGTCCATTGAATCGGGTCCGCTGGTTTCGATGATTATTCTGGGCAGTTCAGGCGCAGCTAGCTTTGAGCCGCAGTTGTTTGTTGGCGCAGTATTGCCATTCTTAGTCGGCTTTATCTTGGGGAATTTAGATACGGAACTGCGTGAATTCTTTGGTCAGGCAACGCAGACGATGATTCCTTTCTTTGCCTTTGCCTTGGGCAACACGATTGACCTCTTTGTTATTGGCAAAACCGGCTTCTTGGGCCTAGGTCTTGGCGTAGTAGTTATTATTATTACTGGTATTCCACTTATCTTGGCAGATAAATTTATCGGTGGCGGCAACGGCACAGCCGGCATTGCTGCATCCAGCACCGCTGGGGCGGCCGTGTCTAATCCTGTGATTATCGCTACGATGAAGCCGGAATTTGCGGCAATAGCTCCGGCTGCAACGGCGTTGGTGGCAACTTCGGTTATTGTCACCTCTGTGCTGGTGCCGATGTTGACGGCGTGGTGGAGCAAGCGTTCTGCTTCTGGCAGTGAAGGTAACGGCTCTTTAGCTAAAGGAGCTTAG
- a CDS encoding sugar kinase produces the protein MSNILTVGEAMALFVSEKTGSLDVAERFSRFVAGAEVNFSIGMTRLGHTVTYLSQAGEDPFGRGIVHFLKDNGVDTSLIRLLPGEFTGMQWKEKVTAGDPEVYSLRRGSAASKMDASLVQTVQWAKYNHMHLTGIPPALSAGCRELLGALLQEGKKQGVSISYDPNLRPGLWPDKAEMVRVINELSFQADIVFPGISEARQLTGQETPEAMAAFYHRQGVPKVVIKLGTKGAYASFDGEAAFYMPAFPVAKVVDTVGAGDGFAVGVVSGLLEGLAPQEAVRRGAAIGALAVMSPGDNDGLPDKDGLASYMEQASRQFAAATGD, from the coding sequence ATGAGCAATATTTTGACCGTTGGCGAGGCTATGGCCTTGTTTGTATCAGAAAAAACAGGGTCTTTGGATGTGGCGGAACGGTTCAGCCGTTTTGTTGCTGGGGCGGAAGTCAATTTTTCCATTGGCATGACGCGCTTGGGGCATACGGTAACATACTTGAGTCAGGCAGGGGAAGATCCGTTTGGTCGCGGCATCGTGCATTTTTTGAAGGACAACGGTGTAGACACCAGTTTGATCCGACTGCTTCCTGGCGAATTTACCGGTATGCAGTGGAAAGAAAAAGTGACTGCAGGTGATCCAGAAGTTTACTCCCTGCGGAGAGGTTCGGCCGCCTCTAAAATGGATGCGTCCTTAGTACAGACTGTGCAGTGGGCAAAATACAACCACATGCATTTAACCGGCATTCCGCCAGCGTTGTCCGCAGGCTGTCGTGAATTGCTTGGCGCTCTTTTACAAGAGGGTAAGAAACAAGGCGTTTCCATTTCGTATGATCCGAATTTGCGCCCAGGACTGTGGCCGGATAAGGCGGAAATGGTGAGGGTCATCAACGAACTGTCCTTCCAGGCGGATATCGTTTTCCCAGGCATTTCCGAAGCGCGGCAATTGACTGGTCAGGAAACGCCTGAAGCCATGGCGGCGTTTTATCATCGCCAAGGAGTGCCGAAGGTGGTCATTAAATTGGGCACCAAAGGAGCGTATGCTAGCTTTGACGGGGAAGCGGCGTTTTATATGCCGGCCTTTCCGGTGGCAAAGGTGGTGGATACGGTCGGCGCTGGAGACGGCTTTGCTGTCGGTGTTGTCAGCGGCCTGCTGGAAGGTCTTGCTCCGCAGGAAGCAGTACGGCGCGGCGCGGCCATTGGCGCTTTGGCGGTCATGTCGCCTGGCGATAATGACGGCTTGCCGGATAAAGATGGATTAGCTTCTTACATGGAGCAAGCATCTCGGCAGTTTGCGGCGGCTACCGGCGACTGA
- a CDS encoding LacI family DNA-binding transcriptional regulator, whose translation MMEKEKANDKVRANVTIADVALRAGCSKTTISRYLNGKFEFMSAESKDRIAAVIEEMNYRPNNLARSLKSSRSRLIGVIMADISNPFSSILVKGIGDACAAAGYHVMIANMDNDPAREKEYILSMLDQQVDGLILNTTCSNNEFLQEMADRRVPMVLVDRAIEPVIFDVVKTNDFQATLDLLAYVTEHGFSKVGFFSQPVGNIGPRLIRRKAYRQMCDGIWKQAPQEYAVEIAQPQAVKEQVLDFLQRNGEEKKFIFTANGVAMLSLLHAINELGLRIPQDVGIGGFDDWSWASLVGPGITTIAQPSYDVGVKSVERLLGRIQRGSKVKPKIFELPNKLILRGSSQL comes from the coding sequence ATGATGGAGAAAGAAAAAGCAAACGACAAGGTGCGCGCGAATGTGACCATTGCGGATGTAGCGCTGCGAGCCGGTTGTTCCAAAACAACTATATCAAGGTACTTGAACGGCAAGTTTGAGTTTATGTCGGCGGAATCGAAGGATCGCATTGCGGCGGTGATTGAAGAAATGAATTATCGTCCGAACAATTTGGCGCGCAGTCTTAAATCTAGCCGCAGTCGCTTGATTGGCGTAATCATGGCGGATATTAGCAATCCTTTTTCTTCTATTTTAGTTAAGGGCATTGGCGATGCCTGCGCAGCGGCGGGTTATCATGTGATGATTGCGAACATGGATAATGATCCGGCGCGGGAAAAGGAATATATTTTGTCCATGCTGGATCAGCAGGTGGATGGCTTGATTTTAAACACTACTTGCAGCAATAACGAATTTTTACAGGAAATGGCGGATCGTCGCGTGCCGATGGTTTTAGTGGATCGGGCGATTGAACCGGTTATTTTTGATGTTGTTAAGACCAACGATTTTCAGGCTACCTTAGATTTATTGGCGTATGTAACAGAGCATGGCTTTAGCAAAGTGGGCTTTTTCTCGCAGCCGGTGGGCAATATCGGTCCGCGTTTAATCCGGCGCAAGGCATATCGCCAAATGTGCGACGGGATCTGGAAACAAGCCCCGCAGGAATATGCCGTGGAAATTGCACAGCCGCAAGCGGTCAAGGAGCAGGTGCTTGATTTTCTGCAGCGTAATGGAGAAGAGAAAAAGTTTATTTTTACCGCTAATGGCGTGGCTATGCTTAGTTTGTTGCACGCGATAAACGAGTTGGGACTGCGTATTCCGCAAGATGTCGGTATAGGAGGCTTTGACGACTGGTCTTGGGCCAGCTTGGTGGGGCCGGGCATTACGACGATTGCACAGCCCTCGTATGATGTAGGCGTGAAGAGTGTGGAACGGTTGCTTGGTCGCATCCAGCGCGGCAGCAAGGTGAAACCGAAAATTTTTGAATTACCAAACAAGCTGATTTTGAGGGGCTCTTCACAGTTGTAG